One segment of Burkholderia multivorans ATCC BAA-247 DNA contains the following:
- the metK gene encoding methionine adenosyltransferase: MANDYLFTSESVSEGHPDKVADQISDAILDAILEQDKYSRVAAETLCNTGLVVLAGEITTTANIDYIQIARDTIKRIGYDNTDYGIDYKGCAVLVAYDKQSPDIAQGVDRAHDDNLDQGAGDQGLMFGYACDETPELMPLPIYLSHRLVERQASLRRDGRLPWLRPDAKSQVTIRYVDGKPDSIDTVVLSTQHAPDIELPALREAVIEEIIKPTLPADLIKGDIKFLVNPTGRFVIGGPQGDCGLTGRKIIVDTYGGAAPHGGGAFSGKDPSKVDRSAAYAGRYVAKNIVAAGLASRALIQVSYAIGVAEPTSVMVNTFGTGRVSDAVITKLVREHFDLRPKGIIKMLDLLRPIYEKTAAYGHFGREEPEFSWEATDKALALAEAAGVEPTARVA, from the coding sequence GTGGCAAACGATTATCTCTTCACGTCCGAATCCGTCTCCGAAGGTCATCCGGACAAGGTCGCCGACCAGATCTCGGACGCGATTCTCGACGCCATCCTCGAACAGGACAAATACTCCCGCGTTGCCGCCGAAACGCTGTGCAACACGGGTCTCGTCGTCCTGGCCGGCGAAATCACCACGACGGCCAACATCGACTACATCCAGATCGCGCGCGATACGATCAAGCGCATCGGCTACGACAACACCGACTACGGCATCGACTACAAGGGCTGCGCGGTGCTCGTCGCGTACGACAAGCAGTCGCCGGACATCGCGCAGGGCGTCGATCGCGCGCACGACGACAACCTCGATCAGGGCGCGGGCGACCAGGGCCTGATGTTCGGCTATGCCTGCGACGAAACGCCGGAACTGATGCCGCTGCCGATCTATCTGTCGCACCGCCTCGTCGAGCGCCAGGCGAGCCTGCGCCGCGACGGCCGCCTGCCCTGGCTGCGTCCGGACGCGAAGTCGCAGGTCACGATCCGCTACGTCGACGGCAAGCCCGATTCGATCGATACCGTCGTGCTGTCCACGCAGCACGCGCCGGACATCGAGCTGCCGGCGCTGCGCGAAGCCGTGATCGAGGAAATCATCAAGCCGACGCTGCCGGCCGACCTGATCAAGGGCGACATCAAGTTCCTCGTGAACCCGACCGGCCGGTTCGTGATCGGCGGTCCGCAGGGCGACTGCGGTCTGACGGGCCGCAAGATCATCGTCGACACTTACGGCGGCGCGGCTCCGCACGGCGGCGGCGCGTTCTCGGGCAAGGATCCGTCGAAGGTCGACCGTTCGGCTGCGTATGCGGGCCGTTACGTCGCGAAGAACATCGTCGCCGCGGGCCTCGCGTCGCGCGCGCTGATCCAGGTGTCGTACGCGATCGGCGTGGCCGAGCCGACCTCGGTGATGGTCAACACGTTCGGCACGGGCCGCGTGTCGGATGCGGTGATCACGAAGCTCGTGCGCGAGCATTTCGACCTGCGTCCGAAGGGCATCATCAAGATGCTCGACCTGCTGCGCCCGATCTACGAGAAGACGGCCGCTTACGGCCACTTCGGCCGCGAAGAGCCGGAATTCTCGTGGGAAGCGACCGACAAGGCGCTCGCGCTGGCCGAAGCGGCCGGCGTGGAGCCGACGGCACGCGTCGCGTAA
- a CDS encoding IS4 family transposase → MLTDHLTFMLDAEPTDLSRLAEHLPHAWIEQAIEATGTASIRRRRLPAEQVVWLVIALAIYRHWSVSEVVDSLELVLPNETTFVSKSAVTQARQRLGHAPIAWLFEQTAQAWCKQDGARHAFKGLSLWAMDGTTLRTPDSAANREHFGSQSYASGKVASYPQVRAVTLTSIPTHLVANIAFGRYDTNEMIYAKNLLEQIPDHSLTVFDKGFLAAEILCGLSSGERNRHFLIPAKSNTRWEVLSGKPDDALVRMRVSPQARQKCPDLPEWWTARAVRIQDAQGRERVLLTSLTDRRRFKLADLVACYERRWQIETSYRELKQSMLGSELTLRSRTVDGIYQEIWGALIAYNLIRREMACAAFEAKCEPTELSFVRSFHLIQHEMMWAARTPAYAKLPAVLKRLREHLKLLINVKRPDRKCDRAVKSRPARYAVRFLRKNLN, encoded by the coding sequence TGACCGACCACCTGACCTTCATGCTCGATGCCGAACCTACCGACCTGAGCCGGTTGGCGGAGCATCTTCCCCATGCATGGATCGAACAGGCCATCGAAGCGACAGGCACGGCGAGCATTCGTCGCCGTCGCTTGCCGGCTGAACAGGTGGTCTGGCTGGTGATCGCGCTGGCGATCTATCGTCATTGGTCAGTCAGCGAAGTGGTGGACAGTCTGGAACTGGTGCTGCCCAACGAGACCACGTTCGTCAGCAAGAGCGCCGTCACCCAGGCCCGGCAGCGCTTAGGCCACGCCCCGATAGCTTGGCTGTTCGAGCAAACCGCGCAGGCATGGTGCAAGCAGGATGGTGCGCGCCATGCCTTCAAAGGGCTTAGCTTGTGGGCCATGGATGGCACCACGCTACGCACGCCGGACAGTGCCGCGAATCGGGAACATTTCGGGTCCCAAAGCTACGCGAGCGGCAAGGTGGCCAGCTACCCGCAGGTGCGGGCCGTCACGCTGACCTCGATCCCGACGCATCTGGTAGCAAACATCGCGTTTGGCCGCTACGACACCAACGAGATGATCTACGCCAAGAATCTGCTGGAGCAGATTCCCGACCATTCGCTCACGGTCTTCGACAAAGGCTTCCTGGCAGCCGAGATCCTGTGCGGCCTGAGCTCGGGCGAACGCAATCGCCACTTCCTGATTCCGGCAAAGTCCAATACGCGTTGGGAGGTACTGTCGGGCAAACCGGACGATGCATTGGTGCGCATGCGCGTCTCGCCTCAGGCTCGGCAGAAATGCCCCGATCTGCCGGAGTGGTGGACGGCGCGTGCAGTGCGCATTCAAGATGCACAGGGGCGGGAACGTGTACTACTGACGTCATTGACCGATCGGCGCCGCTTCAAGTTGGCCGATCTGGTTGCTTGCTACGAGCGGCGCTGGCAGATCGAGACCAGCTATCGCGAACTGAAGCAGTCCATGCTCGGTAGCGAACTGACTCTACGTAGCCGAACCGTCGACGGCATCTACCAAGAGATCTGGGGTGCGCTGATCGCTTACAACCTGATTCGCCGCGAAATGGCTTGCGCCGCCTTCGAGGCCAAGTGCGAACCGACCGAACTGAGCTTCGTTCGCTCGTTCCATCTCATCCAGCACGAGATGATGTGGGCTGCACGCACGCCTGCCTACGCCAAGCTGCCCGCCGTGCTCAAGCGACTTCGCGAACACCTCAAGCTGCTCATCAATGTAAAACGGCCCGATCGCAAATGCGATCGGGCCGTCAAGTCCCGTCCTGCTCGTTATGCCGTCCGGTTCCTCAGAAAGAACCTTAACTGA